Part of the Hevea brasiliensis isolate MT/VB/25A 57/8 chromosome 16, ASM3005281v1, whole genome shotgun sequence genome is shown below.
aatttttatttaattattaattttttattttatttttttatattacatCATAAAATTCGATTGAATTGGGCAGCCATCCCGCAAATATCAATTGGGTAATTCCACCCCCATTTCGTCGGCTTCGTCCATTTAATCTGGGGCTGGGCACGCGCAACTTGATGATAGTAAACGGGCTGGGCTCAACTCAAATTTTAATCTAACGTTGCCCAAAGTGCATAGCCAGCCCACCTTTcttatactaaaaaaaaaaaaaaagaaaatcatttgaaagagaaattaaaattaaaaaaaaagttggaTAAATATAAAATCGAGAACATTCTGAAGCAGCAATGATTGATATTCGGATGAGCACTAAGTCACGAACAAAAAGTCAATTTCCACGTCAGACTGAAACATATTCCGGCCGAACGCCACCCACATCTCCCTCGTTTCAATTCCATCTCTTAATTCTCAGGTTGTCAATTACCTTTACTTTTCAATTTCCGATATGAATTCTCCATTTCCTGATAGAGATACCACTTACACTAAGCTTTTCGTCGGAGGTTTGGCATGGGAAACTCAGAGCCACACCTTACGTCGTCACTTCCAGCACTACGGTGACATCCTCGAGGCCGTCGTCATCTATGACAAGAACACCGGCCGTTCTAAAGGCTACGGTTTCGTCACTTTTCGTGATCCTGACTCTGCCAGAAGGGCTTGTGCTGACCCTAATCCTCTCATCGATGGTCGCAGGGCTAACTGTAATCTTGCTTCCCTCGGCCGTGCTTCTGGTATTCTTTTTCCTATCTTGCTTTTCTCTTTATTTCTCTTCAAGTTATGTgtcttacaattttttttttttaatcgtaGCTCCTCAGAGATCACCGATTCCGCCTTTTGGAACCACGAACTCCCCCAGGGCTGCTTATCCCCAACCAGTTCCCTACGGTTACCAACCTGGGTTCTTCTATCCTCCTTATGGGTATGTAATTTCTTTCATTCTTTTCATGCTCAATGCTTTTGAGTTAGAGCTTGCACTTTGCCTCTTTTCTTTCATGGTTTCAGTGGGTGTCGCATTTTCCATTTGCCGTTTTATAAAGAACTCTCTGATTCCATGTTATTCACTTGACGTTTTCCAGGTGCTTAAGTCTAGCCCCGATACTTCATAATCTTTGCGTTGGTATATTCGTCTAATAATTTCTTTGTTCTGTTTTCTGAGCTAGTCCTCTGCTGCTTGCTTTTGGATACTGTTAATTATTCAATTGTCCAAGGAGAATAAGAAAATCATTTCTAAGACAACAGGACTTATGGGACTAATTTGTTTCTTTCTTAATACAAAATAACAAGTATTTCAGCTCTTGCAACTTTTGGATCCGAATTACTGGAACATCTATAATGTTTGACAGGAATTCTTGCGCGTTGCGCCTCACAGTGTAATATCTCTGTTTTTCTTTTATCTCaggaaattcaaaattttctttattgCAGGTATGCAACTTATGGGTCTGAATATGTCTATCCACAGGTCAATATTTCCAACTATAATTACTGTCTTGATAACTGAAAGCTCGATGCTGATGTGTTCTGTTGGTCTTTCCCAGGGTGTGTACAATCCTTATGCGGGTCAGCAATATGTTCAGGTATACGGCATGCCAGGGACTGTTAATCCTGGGGTAAGCTCACGGGGACAGTTTGGCCAACCAATTCCTGGCACTCATGGCTATACCACTGCTCAAACTGCTCAAAATTATTTAGTGCCAGGTCATCAAATTGCGCAATTTGGTGGACTTGCCAATAATAGAACAGCCACAGCTACCTTTCCCTCAAATCAAGCACCACATCCTTCAGGTTAAATACTTACTACTTTCCACTAGTGTATCAAGAAGACGAACTGCAATTAACATTTACGTTCATGGTAGTTAAAAGCACTCAAAAGCGATGCATCACCACAtcaacactaaaaaaaaaaagccctCACTTTATTGAAGGAAgcacaaaattattaaaaaaattaactaataatGTAATATGCAAAGAAAATACAATCTCTATCTAAAATTTAAACCTTTAAGAAATCATTAAACATCCAAAAGTGTATAGcatttcaaattcatagtcatAACATAGAAATCTTCACTAGATTTTCCATCAAAGTACTCAACTTTCATCCTCATCTCAAAAATAAGATCTATTTCCATCAATATCTTCATCTATATTAATTTCAACATTTTTCAACGTTGACCTTGAAGTTGAGGCTCTTtgcacctttttttttttgcacTTTTTTTGCACTTTGGGCTTTAAGCACACTCTCGCTTCACTAAATTCACTTTGCTTTGCATATGTAAAAGCGCTTTCCTATTTGTCGATGCACCTTTGTGCTTTTGACTGCACTGTTTACATTTTAACTCTCAATGTTGCAAGATCCCAATCTCTAAAACAACTGTGATTATAATGTTAATGGGGGTTTATATATACATGTTGACAATTGATGTATAACCTAATCAGGACCtgttttccttattttttttagGAATGGGTAATCCCGATTCAGGACAGGCACAGATAATAGTGTCTACTAATTCTCCTCAATTCACTAGCGGCTCTGATTAAACAGCCAGTTGAGTGATTGACAGGTGTGGTCATATCTTGGTTTGAGATTTGCCATTTTGCATTCCTAGGCTATATAAATATAGACGTGGATATATGCTTGAGATCCTTTTTCGTGTTAAATAACTTAGATGTATATTTATGCTTGAGATCCTTTTTCATGTTACATGTAGGTATCCTTTATTGCAGCAAGATTAAGAAAATTAATACTGATTGATTTCAAATTCCAGCCTTGGAAGTTGTTATGTTTTCATTGTAAAGGTATGCTGGCTTTTCTCTTACTAAGTATCATGTTTTTAAATAATGGCCATAACATTAAGTAATGACTATTATTTATAGGTTTTCAAGGTCTCTATTACCATTCTATTCGTTATATATAGGCAAAAGAAAAAAATGTAAGTGCAATTATTTACCGTTAAGTACTGGCCATAACAGCTATTACAAACATGGAAATTTATTATTCTTTTCGAAGCAAATGGA
Proteins encoded:
- the LOC110669812 gene encoding uncharacterized protein LOC110669812 isoform X4 is translated as MNSPFPDRDTTYTKLFVGGLAWETQSHTLRRHFQHYGDILEAVVIYDKNTGRSKGYGFVTFRDPDSARRACADPNPLIDGRRANCNLASLGRASAPQRSPIPPFGTTNSPRAAYPQPVPYGYQPGFFYPPYGYVISFILFMLNAFELELALCLFSFMVSVGVAFSICRFIKNSLIPCYSLDVFQEFLRVAPHSVISLFFFYLRKFKIFFIAGMQLMGLNMSIHRVCTILMRVSNMFRYTACQGLLILGSSNCAIWWTCQ
- the LOC110669812 gene encoding uncharacterized protein LOC110669812 isoform X9; this encodes MNSPFPDRDTTYTKLFVGGLAWETQSHTLRRHFQHYGDILEAVVIYDKNTGRSKGYGFVTFRDPDSARRACADPNPLIDGRRANCNLASLGRASAPQRSPIPPFGTTNSPRAAYPQPVPYGYQPGFFYPPYGYVISFILFMLNAFELELALCLFSFMVSVGVAFSICRFIKNSLIPCYSLDVFQEFLRVAPHSVISLFFFYLRKFKIFFIAGIRHARDC
- the LOC110669812 gene encoding UBP1-associated protein 2B isoform X2 → MNSPFPDRDTTYTKLFVGGLAWETQSHTLRRHFQHYGDILEAVVIYDKNTGRSKGYGFVTFRDPDSARRACADPNPLIDGRRANCNLASLGRASAPQRSPIPPFGTTNSPRAAYPQPVPYGYQPGFFYPPYGYVISFILFMLNAFELELALCLFSFMVSVGVAFSICRFIKNSLIPCYSLDVFQVYGMPGTVNPGVSSRGQFGQPIPGTHGYTTAQTAQNYLVPGHQIAQFGGLANNRTATATFPSNQAPHPSGMGNPDSGQAQIIVSTNSPQFTSGSD
- the LOC110669812 gene encoding probable RNA-binding protein ARP1 isoform X11; this translates as MNSPFPDRDTTYTKLFVGGLAWETQSHTLRRHFQHYGDILEAVVIYDKNTGRSKGYGFVTFRDPDSARRACADPNPLIDGRRANCNLASLGRASAPQRSPIPPFGTTNSPRAAYPQPVPYGYQPGFFYPPYGYATYGSEYVYPQGVYNPYAGQQYVQVYGMPGTVNPGVIKLRNLVDLPIIEQPQLPFPQIKHHILQEWVIPIQDRHR
- the LOC110669812 gene encoding uncharacterized protein LOC110669812 isoform X3, producing the protein MNSPFPDRDTTYTKLFVGGLAWETQSHTLRRHFQHYGDILEAVVIYDKNTGRSKGYGFVTFRDPDSARRACADPNPLIDGRRANCNLASLGRASAPQRSPIPPFGTTNSPRAAYPQPVPYGYQPGFFYPPYGYVISFILFMLNAFELELALCLFSFMVSVGVAFSICRFIKNSLIPCYSLDVFQEIQNFLYCRYATYGSEYVYPQGVYNPYAGQQYVQVYGMPGTVNPGVIKLRNLVDLPIIEQPQLPFPQIKHHILQEWVIPIQDRHR
- the LOC110669812 gene encoding uncharacterized protein LOC110669812 isoform X5 yields the protein MNSPFPDRDTTYTKLFVGGLAWETQSHTLRRHFQHYGDILEAVVIYDKNTGRSKGYGFVTFRDPDSARRACADPNPLIDGRRANCNLASLGRASAPQRSPIPPFGTTNSPRAAYPQPVPYGYQPGFFYPPYGYATYGSEYVYPQGVYNPYAGQQYVQVYGMPGTVNPGVSSRGQFGQPIPGTHGYTTAQTAQNYLVPGHQIAQFGGLANNRTATATFPSNQAPHPSGMGNPDSGQAQIIVSTNSPQFTSGSD
- the LOC110669812 gene encoding UBP1-associated protein 2B isoform X1, yielding MNSPFPDRDTTYTKLFVGGLAWETQSHTLRRHFQHYGDILEAVVIYDKNTGRSKGYGFVTFRDPDSARRACADPNPLIDGRRANCNLASLGRASAPQRSPIPPFGTTNSPRAAYPQPVPYGYQPGFFYPPYGYVISFILFMLNAFELELALCLFSFMVSVGVAFSICRFIKNSLIPCYSLDVFQEIQNFLYCRYATYGSEYVYPQGVYNPYAGQQYVQVYGMPGTVNPGVSSRGQFGQPIPGTHGYTTAQTAQNYLVPGHQIAQFGGLANNRTATATFPSNQAPHPSGMGNPDSGQAQIIVSTNSPQFTSGSD
- the LOC110669812 gene encoding uncharacterized protein LOC110669812 isoform X7 — encoded protein: MNSPFPDRDTTYTKLFVGGLAWETQSHTLRRHFQHYGDILEAVVIYDKNTGRSKGYGFVTFRDPDSARRACADPNPLIDGRRANCNLASLGRASAPQRSPIPPFGTTNSPRAAYPQPVPYGYQPGFFYPPYGYVISFILFMLNAFELELALCLFSFMVSVGVAFSICRFIKNSLIPCYSLDVFQEFLRVAPHSVISLFFFYLRKFKIFFIAGCVQSLCGSAICSGIRHARDC
- the LOC110669812 gene encoding uncharacterized protein LOC110669812 isoform X8, with the translated sequence MNSPFPDRDTTYTKLFVGGLAWETQSHTLRRHFQHYGDILEAVVIYDKNTGRSKGYGFVTFRDPDSARRACADPNPLIDGRRANCNLASLGRASAPQRSPIPPFGTTNSPRAAYPQPVPYGYQPGFFYPPYGYVISFILFMLNAFELELALCLFSFMVSVGVAFSICRFIKNSLIPCYSLDVFQEIQNFLYCRVCTILMRVSNMFRYTACQGLLILGSSNCAIWWTCQ
- the LOC110669812 gene encoding uncharacterized protein LOC110669812 isoform X12; its protein translation is MTRTPAVLKATVSSLFVILTLPEGLVLTLILSSMVAGLTVILLPSAVLLLLRDHRFRLLEPRTPPGLLIPNQFPTVTNLGSSILLMGNSKFSLLQGVYNPYAGQQYVQVYGMPGTVNPGVSSRGQFGQPIPGTHGYTTAQTAQNYLVPGHQIAQFGGLANNRTATATFPSNQAPHPSGMGNPDSGQAQIIVSTNSPQFTSGSD
- the LOC110669812 gene encoding uncharacterized protein LOC110669812 isoform X6 translates to MNSPFPDRDTTYTKLFVGGLAWETQSHTLRRHFQHYGDILEAVVIYDKNTGRSKGYGFVTFRDPDSARRACADPNPLIDGRRANCNLASLGRASAPQRSPIPPFGTTNSPRAAYPQPVPYGYQPGFFYPPYGYVISFILFMLNAFELELALCLFSFMVSVGVAFSICRFIKNSLIPCYSLDVFQVYGMPGTVNPGVIKLRNLVDLPIIEQPQLPFPQIKHHILQEWVIPIQDRHR
- the LOC110669812 gene encoding uncharacterized protein LOC110669812 isoform X10, which produces MNSPFPDRDTTYTKLFVGGLAWETQSHTLRRHFQHYGDILEAVVIYDKNTGRSKGYGFVTFRDPDSARRACADPNPLIDGRRANCNLASLGRASAPQRSPIPPFGTTNSPRAAYPQPVPYGYQPGFFYPPYGYVISFILFMLNAFELELALCLFSFMVSVGVAFSICRFIKNSLIPCYSLDVFQEIQNFLYCRYTACQGLLILGSSNCAIWWTCQ